A portion of the Nerophis lumbriciformis linkage group LG37, RoL_Nlum_v2.1, whole genome shotgun sequence genome contains these proteins:
- the LOC133577225 gene encoding uncharacterized protein, whose product MIVNTLTVVFLFIGIYSQSAEGGLQHTRISRHLLQVTGDTTDTTGSGESDESGSGMGSGATDIPVIPITPMPTVEQSATDTAVAAATSAAASATSVTAAAVALAAATSGDFSATDVAANASAAAERAAAAASSLLDGTINATEAAQAAAEAADAAEMAAEAAAGAAAAATGDLAPLAQSLSMEAATAATAAREAADLAAEIANMEGSGNATADALLAINAARDASQQAAAAAQSLTTLLDETDLPENTDATIIQTMMAAQTAAEMSNEATVATLEALNTAEEAVVAEAADPGSQLAIVSAALASEQAQNGADLARESAEEVSEAADALPSSDDELVEASAAASLAAAAASLAASAAAATGEDVSSEVDAALQSAEEAAEAASLAANFEGEPDSAEAAMLASNAREAAAEAAGAAELVAAAAVGAAEDGSVQAELAQASLDAAMASRQAAMAGPGEVDDAAEEVVRVSRDASALFSSLSDEVPSRLTEVMQSAVLSAEQVALLTEATGVVAGTVDDGVDARSAAQIAAQSAAGAASVAAGAASESLPEAEALDGAQRAAVAGLTASAAAAAGVGAAIAATADSSAFPEVNVALTAASEAQMAATSLTTGEEFSLDLAVAEANEAAVAVENAVGAATSAAGTSGSSLDQELAELAQDAADIAARAASAAEAAAADPATAQMLENALVAAREIEVEFEALRQRLEDLVQSTSPEAITDRVSLASLLAAGELANATAAFSRLSAELGVRAVTTRSAADIAAAEAFAAAAARSAMITVNSAREAINIRINSSAANIKLSLMAALAAVVAVLL is encoded by the exons ATGATCGTAAACACTTTAACTGTTGTATTCCTATTTATTG GAATTTACAGTCAGTCTGCTGAAGGAGGACTTCAGCACACCAGGATTAGTAGACATCTCCTCCAAGTAACGGGAGATACTACAGACACCACCGGATCAGGTGAATCCGATGAGTCCGGATCCGGTATGGGCTCAGGCGCTACAGACATCCCTGTTATCCCAATCACTCCAATGCCTACTGTAGAACAAAGCGCGACAGACACAGCAGTTGCAGCAGCCACATCAGCCGCAGCATCAGCAACATCAGTGACGGCAGCAGCCGTGGCATTGGCTGCAGCCACTTCAGGTGACTTCTCAGCCACAGATGTTGCAGCAAATGCTTCAGCGGCTGCAGAGAGAGCAGCTGCTGCTGCATCTTCTCTTTTAGATGGAACAATAAATGCAACCGAAGCAGCACAAGCCGCAGCAGAAGCAGCAGATGCGGCTGAAATGGCTGCAGAAGCCGCAGCGGGAGCGGCAGCAGCAGCAACGGGGGATTTGGCCCCTTTGGCACAAAGTTTGTCAATGGAAGCAGCAACTGCAGCAACTGCAGCGAGAGAAGCTGCGGATTTAGCAGCTGAAATAGCAAACATGGAAGGGTCTGGAAATGCGACAGCTGATGCACTACTTGCCATAAACGCAGCAAGAGATGCCAGCCAACAGGCTGCGGCTGCTGCACAAAGTCTCACTACATTACTTGATGAAACAGACCTGCCAGAAAATACAGATGCAACTATAATACAAACTATGATGGCAGCTCAAACTGCAGCTGAAATGTCAAATGAGGCGACAGTGGCGACCTTAGAGGCACTGAACACAGCAGAAGAAGCAGTGGTTGCAGAGGCAGCAGACCCGGGAAGTCAACTAGCTATAGTATCTGCAGCATTAGCTTCAGAACAAGCACAAAACGGAGCGGATTTGGCAAGAGAATCTGCAGAGGAGGTATCAGAAGCGGCGGATGCATTGCCTTCAAGCGATGACGAACTTGTTGAAGCTTCAGCAGCAGCCTCCTTAGCAGCTGCAGCAGCATCCCTCGCAGCCTCAGCAGCAGCAGCTACTGGGGAAGATGTAAGCAGCGAGGTCGACGCAGCCCTTCAGAGTGCAGAGGAAGCAGCTGAGGCAGCATCTTTGGCAGCTAACTTCGAAGGAGAACCAGATTCAGCAGAAGCTGCAATGCTAGCTAGTAACGCCAGAGAAGCTGCAGCAGAGGCAGCAGGGGCAGCAGAACTAGTGGCTGCTGCTGCAGTAGGCGCAGCTGAGGATGGAAGCGTTCAGGCAGAACTTGCACAGGCATCATTAGATGCGGCAATGGCATCCAGACAAGCAGCGATGGCGGGCCCAGGTGAAGTTGACGATGCTGCAGAAGAAGTGGTGAGGGTATCGAGGGATGCTTCAGCACTATTTTCATCTCTCTCCGATGAGGTACCATCCAGACTGACAGAAGTAATGCAATCAGCAGTTCTGAGTGCAGAGCAGGTCGCTTTGTTGACAGAAGCTACAGGAGTAGTAGCAGGAACCGTCGACGATGGCGTAGACGCACGGTCCGCTGCACAAATAGCTGCACAGTCCGCTGCAGGAGCTGCCTCAGTAGCAGCAGGAGCCGCAAGCGAAAGTCTTCCTGAAGCAGAAGCTCTTGATGGTGCACAACGAGCAGCGGTGGCTGGCCTCACAGCCTCTGCGGCAGCAGCTGCAGGAGTTGGTGCTGCTATCGCTGCAACAGCCGACTCATCAGCTTTTCCTGAAGTCAATGTCGCATTGACGGCCGCAAGCGAAGCGCAGATGGCCGCCACATCATTGACCACTGGTGAAGAATTTTCTCTAGACCTTGCTGTTGCTGAAGCAAATGAAGCAGCCGTAGCAGTTGAAAATGCAGTTGGTGCTGCCACGTCAGCAGCAGGAACATCTGGATCATCTTTGGACCAGGAACTGGCAGAATTAGCTCAGGATGCAGCTGACATAGCGGCAAGGGCTGCAAGCGCTGCAGAGGCGGCGGCTGCCGACCCAGCAACGGCGCAAATGTTAGAGAATGCCCTGGTAGCTGCCAGAGAAATTGAAGTGGAATTTGAAGCGCTGAGACAGCGGTTGGAGGATTTAGTGCAGAGTACATCACCAGAAGCCATCACAGATCGTGTTTCACTAGCAAGCTTGCTGGCTGCGGGGGAGTTAGCGAATGCTACTGCCGCATTCTCCAGACTGTCAGCAGAGTTGGGTGTGAGGGCGGTCACGACACGGAGCGCCGCAGACATTGCAGCGGCGGAAGCTTTTGCGGCCGCAGCAGCACGATCGGCCATGATCACGGTGAATAGTGCCAGGGAGGCAATCAACATCAGGATTAATTCAAGTGCCGCAAACATCAAGCTGTCGCTCATGGCAGCTCTTGCCGCGGTGGTTGCGGTGTTGCTATGA